In Chryseobacterium gotjawalense, the following are encoded in one genomic region:
- a CDS encoding acetyl-CoA hydrolase/transferase family protein has protein sequence MVQYFSAEEAVSLIKSGDRIFSHGSACTPNLLISELANQASRLRDIEFVSITQQGNVEVAKPQYKDSFYINSLFVSTPVREAVNSDRGDFVPVFLSEIPLLFKRGILSLDVAMITVSPPDAHGYCTLGTSVDVARSAVDTAKIIIAQVNPRMPRTHGDGMIHYSKIHRMVWHEEELLTVDYGAKVGADEMLIGKNVAELIDDRSTLQMGIGTIPDAVLKCLHNHKDLGIHTEMISDGIVDLVTNDIITNKFKGTHCNRTITSFAFGTRKLYDYIDDNPSFEFMDVEHVNYPINIMKNKKMVAINSAIEIDLTGQVCADSIGTYQFSGIGGQMDFMRGAALSDGGKPIIAISSRTKKGIPRIAPFLKQGAGVVTTRGHIHYVATEYGVAYLYGKNLRQRAKALIEIAHPDDREMLDAAAFERFKVLI, from the coding sequence ATGGTTCAATATTTCAGTGCCGAAGAAGCAGTTTCATTAATTAAAAGTGGTGACCGAATATTTTCTCACGGAAGTGCCTGCACTCCCAATCTTTTGATCAGCGAACTAGCCAATCAAGCCTCCCGATTACGGGATATAGAATTCGTTTCGATTACGCAGCAGGGGAATGTAGAAGTAGCGAAACCCCAGTATAAAGACAGTTTCTATATCAATTCACTTTTCGTATCGACGCCGGTTCGGGAAGCAGTAAATTCTGACCGAGGCGATTTCGTACCTGTTTTTTTAAGTGAAATCCCTCTACTTTTTAAACGGGGAATATTGTCACTGGATGTTGCGATGATCACTGTTTCACCACCGGATGCTCACGGATACTGCACTTTGGGAACCTCCGTAGATGTGGCGAGAAGTGCCGTGGATACTGCAAAAATAATCATCGCGCAAGTAAACCCGAGAATGCCGAGAACTCACGGTGACGGAATGATTCATTATTCGAAAATCCATAGAATGGTGTGGCATGAAGAAGAGTTGCTAACCGTAGATTACGGCGCAAAAGTAGGTGCCGATGAAATGTTGATTGGTAAAAACGTGGCTGAATTAATTGACGACCGATCCACTTTGCAAATGGGAATCGGAACTATTCCTGATGCAGTTCTTAAATGTCTTCATAACCATAAAGATCTGGGAATTCACACCGAAATGATCAGTGATGGGATTGTAGATTTGGTCACCAATGATATCATTACTAATAAATTTAAAGGAACCCATTGTAACAGAACAATTACCAGTTTTGCCTTTGGAACAAGAAAATTGTACGATTATATCGATGACAACCCATCCTTTGAATTTATGGATGTGGAGCACGTGAATTATCCGATCAACATCATGAAAAATAAAAAAATGGTCGCGATTAATTCCGCCATTGAAATTGATTTAACGGGGCAGGTTTGTGCAGATTCTATTGGCACCTATCAGTTTAGTGGAATCGGCGGTCAAATGGATTTCATGCGTGGCGCTGCACTTTCTGATGGTGGAAAACCAATTATTGCCATTTCTTCAAGGACCAAAAAAGGAATCCCGAGAATTGCTCCTTTCCTTAAACAAGGCGCAGGAGTGGTAACTACCAGAGGACACATTCATTATGTAGCCACCGAATATGGCGTGGCTTACCTGTATGGTAAAAATTTACGTCAAAGAGCAAAAGCACTAATTGAAATCGCACATCCTGATGACAGAGAAATGCTTGATGCAGCAGCTTTTGAAAGATTTAAAGTATTAATTTAA
- the hppD gene encoding 4-hydroxyphenylpyruvate dioxygenase, whose amino-acid sequence MSTLTFAEKIAQAENFLPINGTDYIEFYVGNAKQAAHFYKTAFGFQSLAYAGPETGIRDRASYVLQQGKIRLVLTSGLNSDSPICEHQKKHGDGVKVLALWVDDAYSAFEETTKRGAKSYLEPTTLTDENGEVRMSGVYTYGETVHMFVERKNYKGPFMPGFQKWESDYNPSDVGLLYVDHCVGNVGWDRMLPVVKWYEDVMGFVNILSFDDKQINTEYSALMSKVMSNGNGFAKFPINEPAEGKKKSQVEEYLDFYEDEGVQHIAVATKDIIKTVIELKARGIEFLSAPPEAYYEMVPERVGHIDEDLKRLQELGILIDHDEEGYLLQIFTKPVEDRPTLFFEIIERHGAQSFGAGNFKALFEALEREQEKRGNL is encoded by the coding sequence ATGTCAACACTTACATTTGCCGAGAAGATCGCTCAAGCAGAGAATTTCCTGCCGATTAACGGAACAGATTACATCGAATTTTATGTCGGAAATGCCAAGCAGGCAGCCCATTTTTACAAAACAGCTTTTGGTTTTCAGTCGTTAGCTTATGCCGGACCGGAAACAGGTATCAGAGACCGGGCTTCTTATGTTTTGCAACAGGGTAAAATTCGACTCGTACTAACTTCCGGACTCAATTCTGATTCCCCGATTTGTGAACATCAAAAAAAACATGGCGATGGCGTGAAAGTTCTTGCACTTTGGGTGGATGATGCTTATTCTGCTTTCGAAGAAACAACAAAAAGAGGTGCTAAATCTTATCTGGAACCAACTACTTTAACCGATGAAAATGGCGAAGTAAGAATGTCGGGAGTTTACACTTATGGCGAAACCGTTCACATGTTTGTAGAACGTAAAAATTATAAAGGTCCATTCATGCCAGGTTTTCAAAAATGGGAAAGTGATTATAATCCATCTGATGTAGGACTTTTATATGTAGATCATTGCGTTGGCAATGTCGGTTGGGACAGAATGCTTCCGGTTGTAAAATGGTATGAAGACGTGATGGGATTTGTGAATATTCTAAGTTTTGACGACAAACAGATCAATACCGAATATTCTGCCTTGATGTCTAAAGTAATGAGCAACGGAAACGGTTTTGCAAAATTCCCGATCAATGAGCCTGCGGAAGGAAAGAAAAAATCTCAGGTAGAAGAATATCTGGATTTTTACGAAGACGAAGGCGTTCAGCATATTGCAGTGGCCACCAAAGACATCATCAAAACGGTAATTGAATTAAAAGCAAGAGGAATCGAATTTCTTTCTGCTCCACCAGAAGCGTATTACGAAATGGTTCCCGAAAGAGTTGGCCATATCGATGAAGATTTAAAGAGACTTCAGGAACTGGGAATATTAATCGACCATGACGAAGAAGGTTATTTGCTCCAGATTTTCACCAAACCGGTTGAAGACCGCCCTACCCTTTTCTTCGAAATTATCGAAAGACATGGCGCACAAAGTTTCGGTGCCGGAAATTTCAAAGCCTTATTTGAAGCTCTGGAAAGAGAACAGGAAAAAAGAGGAAATCTTTAA